The Treponema medium genome has a window encoding:
- a CDS encoding molybdopterin-binding protein — MKEIPLSEAVGHVLCHDLTQIIVGVSKDARFRKGHIVTEEDIPVLRSMGKEHLFVWEKTENLLHEDEGAEVLAAAAMGANLEKTAPKEGKIELKATVDGMLKIDTDRLFAINKLGKVMIATQRNYVPLKKGQTAAGMRVIPLLIEKEKMAEVAAIADASNPLMAVIPYSIKTCTILVTGHEVLTGVIKDTFAPVVQAKLAEYGVETLKTVNTGDDVETITAEIQKAVQAGSDMVLCTGGMSVDPDDKTPAAIRASGAHIVSYGAPVLPGAMMLLAYAGDVPIAGLPGCVMYAKRTVFDRLLPRILARDPITVEDIALLGEGGLCP; from the coding sequence ATGAAAGAAATACCGCTTTCCGAGGCAGTCGGGCATGTATTGTGCCACGATCTTACTCAGATTATCGTAGGAGTGTCAAAGGATGCCCGGTTTAGAAAGGGGCACATCGTAACCGAGGAGGATATTCCGGTGCTCCGCTCGATGGGCAAAGAGCATTTGTTTGTTTGGGAAAAGACCGAAAACCTGCTGCATGAGGATGAAGGGGCTGAAGTTCTGGCCGCTGCGGCGATGGGGGCAAATCTGGAAAAGACCGCCCCCAAAGAAGGCAAGATTGAGTTGAAGGCAACGGTTGACGGTATGCTTAAAATCGACACCGACCGGCTCTTTGCAATCAACAAGCTCGGTAAGGTGATGATTGCGACGCAGCGCAATTATGTGCCGCTTAAAAAAGGACAGACGGCAGCGGGGATGCGGGTTATTCCGCTCCTTATCGAAAAAGAAAAAATGGCTGAGGTGGCTGCGATTGCCGATGCCTCCAATCCGCTGATGGCTGTCATCCCCTACAGCATCAAAACCTGCACTATTCTGGTAACGGGACACGAAGTTCTAACAGGGGTTATTAAAGATACCTTTGCGCCGGTCGTGCAGGCAAAGCTGGCAGAGTACGGCGTGGAAACATTAAAAACCGTGAATACCGGAGACGATGTTGAAACCATTACGGCGGAGATACAAAAGGCCGTACAGGCTGGTTCCGATATGGTGCTCTGCACGGGGGGCATGAGCGTCGACCCCGACGATAAAACCCCCGCCGCCATCCGAGCAAGCGGCGCGCACATCGTCAGCTACGGTGCGCCCGTCCTTCCCGGCGCGATGATGCTGTTAGCCTATGCGGGCGATGTTCCCATCGCGGGGCTGCCCGGCTGTGTGATGTATGCCAAGCGCACCGTCTTCGATCGGCTGTTGCCGCGTATCCTTGCCCGCGACCCCATTACCGTTGAAGATATTGCGCTCTTGGGAGAGGGCGGCTTATGCCCGTAA
- a CDS encoding MogA/MoaB family molybdenum cofactor biosynthesis protein gives MPVTDTSLIAGSTVAGDEAAAGNVRTDRGAPNDSTVRYRAAVICASDRCFQGLRKDESIPIIAEMLSGQGYEVAATAVLPDEYEALRTAMMSIADKNSADLIITTGGTGLAPRDVTPEATAAVIDRPVPGIPEAMRAASMKITPHGMLSRGIAGIRKRTLIINLPGSPKAAQENLACVLPALDHALLVLTGGTQDCAAAEANISKKHL, from the coding sequence ATGCCCGTAACCGATACATCCCTGATTGCCGGAAGCACGGTTGCCGGGGATGAAGCCGCTGCCGGTAATGTCCGAACCGATAGAGGCGCCCCAAACGACAGCACCGTCCGGTATAGAGCCGCCGTTATTTGCGCATCCGACCGGTGTTTTCAGGGGTTGCGCAAAGATGAAAGCATCCCTATAATAGCCGAAATGCTTTCCGGTCAAGGATATGAGGTTGCCGCTACAGCCGTACTTCCCGACGAATACGAAGCGCTGCGGACGGCGATGATGAGCATAGCCGATAAAAACAGCGCCGATCTGATTATTACGACGGGCGGAACGGGGCTGGCTCCCCGCGACGTAACCCCCGAAGCGACCGCTGCGGTTATCGACCGCCCCGTTCCCGGAATCCCCGAAGCAATGCGTGCGGCAAGCATGAAGATAACGCCGCACGGAATGCTTTCTCGCGGTATCGCGGGCATACGAAAACGCACGCTGATTATCAACCTTCCCGGAAGTCCAAAGGCGGCACAGGAAAACCTTGCCTGCGTTTTACCCGCCTTGGATCACGCTCTTTTGGTGCTCACCGGCGGCACACAGGATTGTGCTGCTGCCGAAGCAAATATATCTAAGAAGCACCTCTAA
- the modA gene encoding molybdate ABC transporter substrate-binding protein: MKKTIVALLIGSIILAPLCAGGSKEKSMSGEKTEIMLSAAASLKNCIQDLSAMYTEKNPQVTITSNFGSSGALQQQIEQGAPADVFFSAGIKQMNALKEKGMMLDSSVKNILENKVVLITPKSAAALDSFEALAGDSIKKIGVGEPKSVPVGQYTEQIFQNLGLTDKVASKLILAKDVREVLSWVETGNVDAGVVYETDAKISKDVTICSTAPEGSHKQVIYPIGVVKASKHAAEAQKFVDFLFSDAAKEVFVRYGFTVL, from the coding sequence ATGAAGAAAACGATTGTAGCGCTGCTGATCGGCAGCATCATACTTGCCCCGCTCTGTGCGGGAGGAAGCAAAGAGAAATCTATGTCTGGCGAAAAGACGGAAATTATGCTCTCTGCAGCAGCCAGCTTGAAAAACTGCATTCAGGATCTGTCGGCCATGTACACCGAAAAAAATCCGCAGGTAACCATCACCTCGAATTTCGGTTCATCGGGAGCCTTGCAGCAGCAGATTGAACAGGGCGCTCCGGCAGATGTTTTCTTTTCCGCCGGTATTAAGCAGATGAATGCACTCAAGGAAAAGGGGATGATGCTCGATTCAAGTGTAAAGAACATCCTCGAAAACAAAGTTGTTCTTATTACTCCCAAGAGTGCAGCAGCCCTCGATTCTTTTGAAGCCCTTGCCGGAGATTCTATAAAGAAAATCGGAGTCGGCGAACCGAAATCCGTACCGGTCGGGCAGTACACCGAACAGATTTTTCAAAACCTCGGCCTTACCGATAAGGTTGCTTCCAAGCTCATCCTCGCAAAGGATGTCCGAGAAGTTCTTTCGTGGGTTGAAACGGGCAATGTCGATGCAGGCGTCGTATACGAAACCGATGCGAAGATCAGCAAGGATGTTACCATCTGTTCCACCGCGCCTGAGGGCAGTCATAAACAAGTTATCTACCCGATCGGTGTCGTAAAGGCAAGCAAACACGCGGCTGAAGCGCAGAAGTTTGTAGACTTCCTGTTCTCCGACGCTGCAAAAGAAGTATTTGTACGCTACGGATTCACCGTTCTTTAA
- the modB gene encoding molybdate ABC transporter permease subunit, with the protein MFDYAPLFISLRAAVLSGIFVFILGTAAARLCLNIRGKLLVLIDVLFTLPMVLPPTVLGFFLLVIFGRNSPIGMLLAKAGISLIFTWQATVIASIVVSFPLMYKGAKGALEQVNEDHVWAARTLGMSELAIFIRIMLPEAWPGILAGLALSFARSLGEFGATLLVAGNIPGRTQTIPMAIYFATAGGDMHTAWVWVGVITAISCAALFIMNMFSREKRV; encoded by the coding sequence ATGTTTGACTACGCACCGCTTTTTATCTCGCTGCGCGCAGCCGTCCTTTCCGGTATTTTCGTATTCATACTGGGGACGGCGGCGGCGCGGCTCTGTTTGAATATCCGCGGTAAATTACTCGTTCTTATCGATGTGCTTTTTACCTTGCCGATGGTATTGCCGCCGACGGTACTGGGCTTTTTCCTACTCGTCATATTCGGAAGAAACAGTCCGATCGGTATGCTGCTCGCAAAAGCAGGAATTTCACTCATATTTACATGGCAGGCAACGGTTATCGCTTCGATCGTCGTTTCGTTCCCGCTGATGTATAAGGGAGCAAAGGGCGCGTTAGAACAGGTAAACGAGGATCACGTGTGGGCGGCGCGTACCCTCGGTATGAGCGAGCTTGCTATCTTTATCCGCATTATGCTGCCGGAAGCATGGCCGGGCATCCTTGCAGGGCTTGCTTTGAGCTTTGCCCGCTCGCTCGGAGAGTTCGGCGCGACACTGCTGGTTGCCGGAAATATTCCCGGACGTACTCAAACCATCCCGATGGCTATTTACTTTGCGACCGCGGGAGGCGATATGCACACGGCGTGGGTATGGGTCGGCGTCATAACCGCCATTTCGTGCGCGGCGCTCTTTATCATGAATATGTTTTCGAGGGAAAAACGGGTATGA
- a CDS encoding sulfate/molybdate ABC transporter ATP-binding protein translates to MKLEASIVKKMKGFTLDVSLSAAQGEIVGLLGESGGGKSMTLKSIAGILTPDSGRIVLNDHVLFDSERNINVPVRERNAGYMFQSYALFPYMTVRENICCGIKDRNRKKEIADQFLELLHITPFEGRYPKELSGGQQQRVALARLLAASPALIMLDEPFSALDNELKDSLHEDLKATLERAACPVLFVSHNKDEVERYCTRSLFIKNGRITEHESSI, encoded by the coding sequence ATGAAGCTTGAAGCATCGATTGTAAAGAAAATGAAAGGTTTTACCCTTGATGTGAGCCTTTCGGCCGCGCAGGGAGAAATTGTCGGCTTACTCGGAGAATCGGGCGGCGGCAAATCTATGACGCTTAAATCCATTGCCGGTATTCTAACACCCGATTCAGGCAGAATTGTCTTAAACGATCATGTTCTTTTTGATTCCGAGCGGAACATCAATGTACCGGTACGGGAACGAAACGCCGGTTACATGTTTCAGTCGTATGCGCTTTTTCCGTATATGACCGTGCGAGAAAACATCTGTTGTGGAATAAAAGACCGGAACCGTAAAAAAGAAATAGCCGATCAGTTTTTGGAGCTTTTGCACATCACCCCCTTTGAAGGACGCTACCCAAAAGAGCTTTCGGGCGGACAGCAGCAGAGGGTTGCCCTTGCTCGTCTCCTCGCCGCCTCCCCCGCACTGATTATGCTGGACGAACCGTTTTCCGCCCTCGATAACGAACTGAAAGATTCCCTTCACGAAGATTTAAAAGCGACCCTCGAACGCGCCGCTTGCCCCGTCCTCTTTGTTTCGCACAATAAAGATGAGGTTGAACGGTACTGCACCCGCTCGCTGTTCATCAAAAACGGCAGGATCACGGAACACGAAAGCTCTATTTAA
- a CDS encoding ATP-binding protein yields the protein MNISRKLPIGIQSFEKLRRDGYLYIDKTLFIWKLVQTSSPYFLSRPRRFGKSLFLSTLAAYFLGQKELFKGLYLEKAEEEQAVQENRAAWQKYPVFYLDFNTGNYNCMEALQENLNIFLSRLEDIYGKKDVEETPPKRFEGLLKRAYQKTGKQVVILVDEYDKPLLQTMGGNESLNEQYRNELKAFYSVIKTCDEYIRFAFLTGVTKFSKISIFSDLNNLKDISLHETYAGICGITQKELEDNFKPEIQGLAARQGLDYPQAIAALKQWYDGYLFHPAGEGLYNPFSLLNAFDYKEFKSYWFSTGTPTFLVNYLREAHYFVPDLDGNVELDESGLQTYRAVAQDALPILFQAGYLTIKEYIKEARLYRLGFPNDEVRYGFLGNLLPAYTAVPFGDTGKSVWRFVEDIRKGKVDAFMERIQSIIAGISYDNFSKEKLKLREQNYQTAVYLIFKLMGQFVQTEVCCASGRADCVVITADAIYLFEFKLSGNGTAEDAINQIKEKDYAVQYKLNEKKVVLIGAAFDDNTRTIKDWKTEMLEK from the coding sequence ATGAACATTTCACGGAAACTACCGATTGGCATACAGAGTTTTGAAAAACTGCGCCGGGATGGGTATCTTTATATTGATAAGACTCTATTTATTTGGAAGCTTGTACAAACTTCCAGTCCTTATTTCTTAAGCCGGCCGCGCCGATTTGGGAAAAGCCTTTTCCTTTCAACATTAGCAGCATATTTCCTTGGACAGAAAGAGCTGTTCAAGGGTTTATATCTTGAAAAAGCCGAAGAAGAACAAGCCGTACAAGAAAACAGAGCTGCATGGCAGAAATATCCGGTATTCTATCTGGACTTTAATACCGGCAACTATAATTGTATGGAAGCTTTACAGGAAAATCTCAACATCTTTTTATCGCGGCTTGAAGATATCTATGGGAAAAAAGATGTTGAAGAGACTCCTCCAAAACGCTTCGAAGGACTTTTAAAGCGTGCATATCAAAAAACCGGCAAGCAAGTAGTCATTCTTGTTGACGAATACGATAAACCACTCCTGCAAACGATGGGCGGAAATGAATCCTTAAATGAACAATACCGAAACGAACTTAAAGCATTTTATTCGGTGATAAAAACCTGTGATGAATATATCCGCTTTGCCTTTCTCACCGGTGTTACAAAGTTCAGCAAGATCAGTATTTTTAGCGATCTGAATAATCTGAAAGATATCAGCTTACATGAAACCTACGCCGGTATCTGCGGAATCACGCAAAAAGAGCTTGAAGATAATTTTAAACCTGAAATACAGGGGCTTGCCGCAAGACAAGGGCTTGACTATCCGCAGGCAATCGCAGCCTTAAAGCAATGGTATGACGGCTATCTGTTTCATCCTGCCGGGGAAGGACTGTACAATCCCTTTAGCCTTCTCAATGCCTTTGATTATAAAGAGTTTAAAAGCTACTGGTTTAGTACGGGAACTCCGACATTTTTGGTCAATTATCTCAGAGAAGCACACTATTTTGTTCCCGACTTGGATGGAAATGTTGAGCTGGATGAATCGGGATTACAAACATATCGGGCTGTAGCACAAGACGCTTTACCGATTCTGTTTCAGGCTGGCTATTTGACGATTAAAGAATATATAAAGGAAGCGCGGCTATACCGGTTAGGGTTTCCAAATGATGAGGTGCGGTACGGCTTTTTAGGGAATCTACTGCCTGCATATACTGCTGTGCCGTTTGGAGATACAGGAAAATCAGTGTGGCGGTTTGTGGAAGATATCCGCAAGGGGAAGGTCGATGCTTTTATGGAACGGATACAGTCGATTATCGCCGGTATTTCGTATGACAATTTTAGCAAAGAAAAGCTGAAATTGCGGGAGCAGAATTATCAGACTGCGGTGTATCTGATTTTTAAACTGATGGGGCAGTTTGTGCAAACGGAAGTGTGCTGTGCAAGCGGTCGCGCAGATTGCGTAGTTATTACCGCGGATGCTATTTATCTCTTTGAGTTTAAGCTGAGCGGTAACGGCACGGCAGAAGATGCTATCAATCAGATAAAAGAAAAAGATTATGCCGTGCAGTATAAACTGAACGAGAAAAAGGTTGTGCTGATTGGAGCTGCTTTTGATGATAATACACGTACTATCAAAGATTGGAAAACCGAAATGCTTGAAAAATAA
- the pheT gene encoding phenylalanine--tRNA ligase subunit beta produces the protein MPKIDVNEQLFFNLLGKKYDYSPEFEHLLSSAKAELDEAPSAATPQDERIIKIELNDTNRPDLWSTAGLARLLRMHTGGASNKARYQAFLSTLSGRKDSCNRTITVDPELQHIRPFMTAFVISGKPIDDAMLKDIIQTQEKLCWNFGRKRRSVSMGVYRSELINWPVHYRAVDPHTTSFTPLGFDTEMTCEHIITEHPKGKEYGWILKDMKKVPLLSDSKGGVLSMAPIINSAEIGAVQPGDADLLVELTGTDMPSLLLATNIVACDFSDAGYMILPVSIEYPYETGFGKTITTPLYFQEPTKTTVHAVNKLLGTELPAQDIVEALERMDNTVTVEGDCLSLMPPAYRNDFLHEVDIIEDVMMGKTVEFFEPETPREFTIGRLSPVTLLSRKIKSLMVGFGYQEMIFNYLGSKKDYIDRMNIDGTGVIEIANPMSENYQFVRPSIIPSLLSAETVSGNAVYPHRIFETGKIAYLAPEENTGTCTCQSLGFLTVNQDANFNEAASLVAGLLYYLQMDYNVCETHDPRFIEGRQAGVLADGKQIGIFGELHPQVLENWSVTVPAFAGELDIESILGISKNA, from the coding sequence ATGCCCAAGATCGATGTAAATGAACAGCTTTTTTTCAACTTGTTAGGAAAAAAATACGACTATTCCCCCGAATTCGAACATTTATTAAGCTCTGCAAAGGCGGAGCTGGACGAAGCACCGTCCGCAGCAACGCCTCAAGATGAACGCATTATAAAAATTGAATTAAACGATACAAACCGTCCCGACCTGTGGTCAACAGCGGGGCTTGCTCGCCTTTTGCGTATGCACACAGGAGGAGCTTCAAACAAAGCTCGATATCAAGCATTTTTATCGACATTGAGTGGGCGGAAGGATTCCTGCAACCGGACGATAACCGTAGATCCCGAATTACAGCATATCCGCCCCTTTATGACGGCGTTTGTCATTTCGGGCAAGCCCATCGACGATGCTATGCTGAAAGATATTATCCAAACGCAGGAAAAACTGTGCTGGAACTTCGGCCGGAAGCGCCGTTCGGTGTCGATGGGGGTGTACCGCAGCGAACTGATCAATTGGCCGGTACACTACCGCGCTGTTGACCCGCACACAACCTCGTTTACACCGCTCGGTTTCGACACCGAAATGACATGTGAGCACATTATCACTGAACACCCGAAAGGCAAGGAATACGGCTGGATACTCAAGGATATGAAGAAGGTACCGCTCTTATCGGATTCAAAGGGCGGCGTGCTTTCAATGGCGCCGATTATCAACAGTGCGGAGATCGGTGCGGTACAGCCGGGGGATGCCGACCTGTTGGTTGAGCTGACCGGTACCGATATGCCCTCTCTGCTGCTTGCAACCAACATCGTTGCCTGCGATTTTTCCGATGCGGGATATATGATTTTACCGGTCAGCATAGAATATCCGTATGAAACCGGCTTCGGTAAGACGATTACTACGCCCCTTTACTTCCAAGAGCCGACAAAGACGACGGTTCATGCCGTCAATAAACTTCTCGGAACGGAGCTTCCGGCACAGGACATTGTGGAAGCGTTAGAGCGTATGGACAACACCGTTACCGTCGAGGGGGATTGTCTGTCGCTGATGCCGCCCGCGTATCGGAATGACTTTTTACACGAAGTTGATATTATCGAAGACGTGATGATGGGGAAAACCGTCGAGTTCTTTGAACCGGAAACGCCGCGGGAATTTACCATCGGGCGGCTCTCTCCGGTTACCCTGCTGAGCAGAAAGATTAAAAGTTTGATGGTCGGCTTCGGCTATCAAGAGATGATTTTTAACTATCTCGGCTCAAAGAAAGATTACATCGACCGCATGAATATAGACGGAACGGGGGTAATCGAAATTGCAAACCCCATGTCGGAAAACTATCAGTTTGTCCGCCCGTCTATCATTCCGTCGCTCTTATCCGCAGAAACGGTTTCGGGCAATGCGGTCTATCCGCACCGTATCTTTGAAACGGGGAAAATCGCATACCTTGCTCCCGAAGAAAATACCGGTACATGTACCTGCCAAAGCCTTGGCTTTCTGACCGTAAATCAAGACGCTAACTTTAACGAAGCCGCCAGCCTTGTCGCCGGCCTACTGTACTATCTGCAAATGGACTACAACGTATGCGAAACGCACGACCCGCGCTTTATCGAAGGGCGGCAAGCGGGGGTTCTTGCCGATGGGAAACAGATCGGTATTTTCGGCGAGTTGCATCCGCAGGTATTGGAAAACTGGTCTGTTACCGTGCCGGCATTTGCGGGCGAACTCGATATTGAAAGTATCTTGGGAATCTCTAAAAACGCTTAG
- a CDS encoding GNAT family N-acetyltransferase gives MMYAEKEYLLKNNRVCILRSATVSDAAVMVEFLQIINEETYFMLRYPEEITLTEEEEITILKNWEDQPNKLLLLALIDGEIAGNCGIAPIAEHLKTKHRGRLGISVRKKYWGIGIGSLLLREILSFAKKDGIEQVELGVYSDNLRAQKLYERFGFTEWGRLPNAYKLKDGGYRDEINMMLHL, from the coding sequence ATGATGTATGCTGAAAAAGAATATCTTCTAAAAAATAACCGCGTATGTATACTGCGGAGTGCAACTGTATCGGACGCAGCTGTAATGGTTGAATTTTTGCAGATAATCAATGAAGAAACCTATTTTATGTTGCGGTATCCGGAAGAGATTACACTTACCGAAGAGGAAGAAATAACAATCCTAAAAAACTGGGAAGATCAGCCGAATAAATTGCTGCTGCTCGCTTTGATAGACGGGGAGATTGCCGGTAACTGCGGCATTGCTCCTATTGCCGAACATCTTAAAACCAAGCACCGCGGACGCTTGGGGATTTCCGTAAGAAAAAAGTATTGGGGCATCGGTATCGGCAGTCTTCTTTTACGGGAAATACTATCCTTTGCAAAAAAGGATGGAATTGAGCAAGTTGAACTGGGCGTTTATTCCGACAATTTGCGCGCGCAAAAGCTCTATGAGCGCTTCGGCTTTACCGAATGGGGACGGTTGCCCAATGCGTACAAGTTAAAGGACGGTGGTTATCGGGATGAGATCAATATGATGCTGCATCTTTAA
- a CDS encoding leucine-rich repeat protein has translation MKSGNEVEANKTVTFTATPDAGYKVKGWTLDGKAVNGTNDSYPLKIEKAVTVTVRFEKLPPGTFAVNFGVDGSNGTLNATVDGKEITNGSGVQKDKTVIFTATPNDGYEVDKWNITGDAFETGTGTDGSLTAKINITKETTVKVSFKLKKYPVTFSVDGTGGTLKAEVDGTVINTNDKVEHGKQVTFTAKANDSYRVKSWTLDGKPVTEAGTNTEYKLTVTKACTVKVSFVLTYAAAFSVEGSGGTLKAKAEGEAETETSPINVEKDKTVTFTATPNTDYMVDTWTVTPSAALQEGGTEGSTTAKVKITEATTVKVSFTKYKKVGYGTNGDDLKNCLTTASPASDGIYYIEVTGLKAEHLKGTYPNPGPLGQILKDHPTKKVALKLPKTVEGLTDMSSCFQQCTNLVQVRNIPDGVTNMNNCFTECSSLTEAPAIPPSVQDITQCFNRCSSLVKAPAIPQGVTNMQNCFYDCTNLKEVPAIPDTVTNMRQCFMNCGSLTKVPAIPANVTDMLSCFEGCTSLTEAPVLPANVTNIARCFANCTSLVEAPEIPATVTGIIACFQNCGSLTKAPSAIPDTVTNMNECFQNCGSLTKAPALPANVTNMQGSFQSCGSLIEAPEIPATAQFISYCFEGCGKIKSVVLKCNYRDGSFSDLFRNCASLEDGGIKVPAGQLQDYKDHANKMKTTEKKFGVRVAYAELSAFLAGTNSSAADVNYIEVTGLTKADLEERYNDSCKLGDKLKAHPTKKVALELPKEVEGLTDTSFRTCTSLVSVRNIPKSVRSMKNCFSSCTSLKYVSEVPSGIMDMQGCFLGCTALTEAPTIPSGVTNMIKCFSGCTALTSVTLKCNYDPVNVSLENTFQNCTALGEKSIKVPQAYYGNYTTADALNKMAVPGANEAEQRKKFEGV, from the coding sequence ATAAAGAGCGGTAACGAAGTAGAAGCGAATAAAACCGTAACCTTTACCGCAACACCTGACGCGGGTTACAAGGTAAAGGGCTGGACGCTCGATGGAAAAGCCGTGAACGGCACCAATGATTCTTATCCGCTTAAAATTGAGAAGGCGGTAACCGTAACGGTACGTTTTGAAAAACTCCCTCCCGGAACGTTCGCCGTAAACTTCGGTGTAGACGGCAGTAACGGCACGCTTAATGCAACGGTAGACGGAAAAGAGATTACAAACGGCAGCGGGGTTCAAAAAGATAAGACGGTTATTTTTACCGCAACACCTAACGACGGCTACGAAGTCGATAAGTGGAACATAACCGGCGATGCATTTGAAACAGGAACAGGCACAGACGGCAGCCTGACGGCAAAGATAAACATCACCAAAGAAACGACAGTAAAGGTGAGCTTTAAGCTAAAGAAATACCCCGTAACCTTTAGCGTAGACGGCACCGGTGGCACACTGAAAGCGGAAGTTGACGGTACCGTAATCAACACGAACGATAAGGTCGAACACGGCAAGCAGGTAACATTCACCGCTAAAGCCAACGACAGCTACAGGGTGAAAAGCTGGACGCTCGACGGCAAGCCCGTCACTGAAGCAGGCACAAACACGGAGTACAAGCTCACTGTAACCAAAGCCTGCACAGTCAAAGTGAGCTTTGTACTTACATACGCCGCTGCCTTTAGCGTAGAAGGCTCAGGCGGCACGCTCAAGGCAAAGGCGGAAGGCGAAGCCGAAACCGAGACAAGCCCTATAAACGTGGAGAAGGATAAAACCGTAACATTCACCGCAACGCCTAACACTGATTATATGGTCGATACGTGGACGGTAACGCCGAGCGCTGCACTACAAGAAGGCGGCACGGAAGGAAGCACAACGGCAAAAGTCAAAATCACAGAGGCAACAACGGTAAAAGTGAGCTTTACCAAATACAAGAAAGTAGGATATGGCACAAACGGCGATGACTTAAAGAACTGCCTAACAACCGCAAGCCCTGCATCAGACGGCATCTATTACATCGAAGTAACCGGTCTTAAGGCGGAACACTTAAAAGGAACATATCCCAACCCGGGCCCGCTCGGACAAATCCTAAAGGACCACCCGACTAAAAAGGTTGCACTTAAACTGCCCAAAACTGTAGAAGGTCTTACGGATATGAGCAGCTGCTTTCAACAATGCACAAATCTTGTGCAAGTGCGTAACATACCGGACGGCGTTACGAATATGAACAATTGCTTTACGGAGTGCTCAAGCCTTACAGAGGCCCCTGCAATACCGCCAAGCGTTCAGGATATTACCCAGTGCTTTAATCGCTGCTCAAGTCTTGTAAAAGCACCGGCAATACCGCAAGGTGTTACGAATATGCAAAACTGCTTTTACGACTGCACCAACCTTAAAGAGGTACCTGCAATACCGGACACGGTTACGAATATGCGCCAGTGCTTTATGAACTGCGGCAGTCTTACAAAGGTACCTGCAATACCGGCAAACGTTACGGATATGCTAAGCTGCTTTGAGGGTTGCACCAGCCTTACAGAAGCGCCGGTACTACCGGCAAACGTTACGAATATTGCCCGCTGCTTTGCGAACTGCACCAGCCTTGTAGAAGCCCCCGAAATTCCTGCAACCGTTACAGGTATTATCGCCTGCTTTCAAAACTGCGGCAGTCTTACAAAAGCACCTTCGGCAATACCGGACACGGTTACGAATATGAACGAGTGCTTTCAGAACTGCGGCAGTCTTACAAAGGCACCTGCACTACCGGCAAACGTTACGAATATGCAGGGGAGCTTTCAGTCCTGCGGCAGCCTTATAGAAGCACCCGAAATTCCTGCAACTGCTCAGTTTATAAGCTACTGCTTTGAAGGCTGCGGTAAAATTAAGTCTGTTGTACTAAAATGTAATTACAGAGACGGTTCATTCTCCGATTTATTCCGAAACTGTGCTTCGCTCGAAGACGGCGGCATAAAAGTACCGGCGGGGCAGCTGCAAGACTACAAGGACCATGCCAATAAAATGAAAACAACGGAAAAAAAGTTCGGCGTACGCGTTGCCTACGCAGAGCTTAGTGCTTTCCTTGCAGGCACCAACTCTTCCGCCGCAGACGTAAACTACATCGAAGTAACCGGTCTTACCAAAGCGGACTTAGAAGAGCGCTACAACGATTCGTGCAAGCTCGGTGACAAACTGAAAGCCCATCCGACTAAAAAAGTCGCACTTGAGTTACCAAAGGAAGTAGAAGGTCTTACCGATACATCCTTTCGTACCTGCACAAGCCTTGTGAGCGTGCGTAATATTCCTAAAAGCGTTAGGAGTATGAAAAACTGCTTTAGCAGCTGTACAAGCTTAAAGTACGTTTCCGAGGTTCCTTCAGGCATTATGGATATGCAGGGATGCTTCTTAGGCTGTACAGCTCTAACGGAGGCTCCAACCATCCCTTCAGGCGTTACGAATATGATAAAATGCTTCTCCGGCTGTACAGCTCTTACATCGGTTACGCTTAAATGCAATTATGATCCCGTCAATGTTTCTTTAGAGAACACATTCCAAAACTGCACAGCCCTCGGCGAAAAGAGCATAAAAGTACCGCAAGCGTATTACGGCAACTACACTACAGCTGACGCACTTAATAAAATGGCTGTTCCCGGCGCCAACGAAGCCGAACAAAGAAAAAAGTTTGAAGGAGTTTAA